A stretch of DNA from Rathayibacter sp. VKM Ac-2762:
TCGGCTCGGCCACGTTGCGCAGACCGAACGAGATGGTCACGGCGTCGAACGACTCGTCCTCGAACGGGAGGTCCATCGCGTCGGCCTGGACGAACTCGATCCGGTCGTTGCCCGCCTGACGGCGACGGCCGACGGCGATCATCCCCGGGGAGAAGTCGGCTGCGACGACCTGGGCGCCCGACCGCGCCAGCGACGCGCTCGACGTTCCGGTGCCGGCCGCGATGTCGAGGATGCGCTCACCGGGAGCAGGGTTGATGGCGCGAGTCGTCGCGATCCGCCAGAGCCGGTCGTTCCCCACCGAGAGGAGTCCGTTCACCAGGTCGTAGGCGGGAGCCACGGTGTCGAACATCGAGGCGACCTCGTCGGGCCGTTTGGTGAGGTCTGCCTTCGTCACGATCCGCAAGTCTACGGCGAGACGCGGGACGGCGGCTGTGCATCCGCCGTCCCGCGCCCGGTCGGCGCGCTCCCCCACGGGGAAGCGCCGGGACCGCCCCGCTCCGCCTCGCGCGGCGGCCCCGGACCGGATCACGGTAGCAACGGAGCCCTGCGCCCCGAGCCCCGCGGCATGGGACGTCCCACCTTCTGGCGCGGGCGTACCCTGCTGAGGTGACGCTCATCGGCGCTGGAACCCCCCTGCTGCGTGCGGAGACGACTCCACTGGACTCTCCGCAGTCGCTCCTCTCCCACTCCGACCCGAGGCGGCCCCTCCTCTGGCAGCGCGACGGCGCCGGGCTCAGCGGACGCGGCGAGGCCCTGCGCCTCGAGTTCTCGGGCCCGGAACGGCTGCGGGAGGCGGCGGCAACCTGGCGTCGGCTCTGCGACGCGGCGACGGTGGAGGACCGGGTCGGACTGCCCGGGACGGGGCTGGTCGCGTTCGGGACCTTCGCTTTCTCGAGCCGATCCGAGGCGACGAGCGTGCTGATCGTGCCGCGCACCGTGATCGGGACGCGCGACGGCCGGTCATGGCTGACGCGGATCACGATCGGCGAG
This window harbors:
- the ubiE gene encoding bifunctional demethylmenaquinone methyltransferase/2-methoxy-6-polyprenyl-1,4-benzoquinol methylase UbiE, whose translation is MTKADLTKRPDEVASMFDTVAPAYDLVNGLLSVGNDRLWRIATTRAINPAPGERILDIAAGTGTSSASLARSGAQVVAADFSPGMIAVGRRRQAGNDRIEFVQADAMDLPFEDESFDAVTISFGLRNVAEPRTALAEFLRVLKPGGRVVICEFSTPPIAPLAAAYDFYLSTVMPAVVRLASSNNPAYDYLGDSIRAWPEQSVVAAWLRAAGFERVAYRDLTAGIVALHRGVKPIAATR